The genomic region CCTAGCCTCCATTACTCGTTCAACTCCAAGGTGACGGGTCTTGATTGCATCCCAGATTTCCTTCGCATGGGTGCAACCTGCAACTTGAAGAATCAAGTCTTCAGGTAAAGACTGATACAGATAAGCGATTGCAGCATTATCCTTTTTTTGATCGACATCAGTTCCAGGTTCAATTGATTCCCAGATTCAATGTGCCTTAAAAATCGCTTTGATCCTAAGCGACCAGATGGGATAATTGGTCGCAGTTAGGATAGGGCACTGGAACGTAAGATGGCTGGTATCCTTGATTGCATCCGAGGTATTGATAATATCCCCCATGAATCTGGTCTTCGATCGACGCTCGTATTTTTCTGTCTTAGAATCTGGTGATTGATCTAGTCCTTTTGATCAACAACACGATCCCTTTtgtaactcagctctgataccaattgaagaaatttggtaccagattataagacagaatagtaaaatttaagaacaagaacttattgaaaatccttctccaattatagaaaaactcttattacaatctccttATTACATCCCTATTTATAGTTGATTAACCTTATCCATTAAGTTAATCAAGTCTAGTCTAGAATAATCTAGGATAACCAAGTCTAGAATCATCTAGGATAGTCAAGTCTAGAATAAAGTAGAAAAGTCAAGGAAGAAGCAAAATTGAAAACAATGACGGCTAGCCCACTTGTTATCCGTTCACATGTTCCACCTCCTCAAATCCATTTGAGATAATTTCACAAAATAAACCTCTAACTATTACTTTATGTCAAGATTGGTCCAACAATTCCTAGAAACTACTCATATATAAGGGCCAACGTGATTTCATTAACTTCTTGCTATTTAGGTATTGCTAATTACTGTTTTTGTCCAAGTGAGACTTTATGAGCTTTCATTTATGGTCCAACATCACTCTAACCTAAGTTTTTGAGGTCCGGTAatggtttaatttatatatatggCATTTCACCACATCATTTACCTCTTTTGACATGTTATCTATGTTCTCCGTACTTTTGTTCCTTAGAAACTAACGGATAGATTGCACTATTTTTACAGCTATTTTTAAACTGCATCTTGGACTGGTAACTATGTGCGATGTGTCTATGTTGTAGATTGTTCTATATTTTTCAGTGGCCATGGTTTTGCTAGATATAGTAAATCCCTTGTGACATGGACTAAGTTACGTATTCATGATTTTATTCTCAGCCTAGTGAACCAGTTAGCAATGTCCAAGAAGGATATTGGAAACAAAGTAGTCAAAGTTACCCAAATTATCATGTTAATACTGTGCAATCAAATTATCAGAAGCCTCCGGATCTAAATCCCATTCCTGGAACCTTCCAGAATCAACATAATCATGAACTTCCTCAACAACCAAGTGTACAATATTCAGCTTCTCAAGTGGTGGCCCACACTTATCAACCATCTCTGCCACCACCTCCCCCTCTTCAAACTGCTGCTCCCTTTAATTCAGGCCGGGTAAACAATGTGCAGATTCCAACAAACCCTAGAATCTCTTCCAATTTGCCCAAAAATAATAATTCTACAATTGGAGTCACAAAACCCGCTTATGTTAGTGTTTCACTTCCCAAGCCTAGTGATAATGCATCATCACATTCACCTGCTGATTCATCACTTAAGGTGAGACTATATCTGGACTAAATAGAAGTGatttttgttattatcattttattatgaccTAACTTTAACACCTTTACTTATAAGCAATAATAATGTTATTCTTGCAGGCTGGTATGCTTCCTAAGTCTCTGCGTGGATATGTAGAAAGGGCTTTGGCTCGTtgcaaggatgataaacagatggcaGCTTGCCAAGATGTTCTGAAACAGGTCAGCTAGTTTTAACTAAAGTGTGTTTAATTTTAACTTTTTTGCAATGGGAGTTAAATGACATGAAGTAGTTTTTGAGTTATACCGATGGTAATTTGTGACTTATATTCGTtatttaggttattactaaggCAAGTACTGATGGTACTCTTTCAACACGAGACTGGGATATTGAGCCTCTTTTCCCACTTCCTAACTCTGCTGCAACCAACAATGAGTATGCTGCTATTCTCTTTGTATacacaaatacatatacatatttacataaTAATAGACTATTAAACAATGGTTATAAATGTTGTGTGCCGTATGATTATTGGCTGTAGAAAAGATGTGATTTTaagtatcattgttattgttatatttctGTGAACAAGAAAATATATTGTATGTTTTTTGATCAGTCCTTAAAACCTTTATGTTGTTGCAGTACTTTGAATAGTTCAACTTCTCCATCATCATTAATGAAGAGCAGAAGAAGTCCAAGCAGGCGGGCCAAAAGTAGGTGGGAGCCTCTGCCAGAAGAGAAACCAGTTGAGAAACAAGCATCTTCTACTCCAGATAGTGTTAAATACAGAGGTCCCATTTATAACAACGAAAAACAGGTTTGTTTTTCTCTGTATGATACTATGatctctgtttttttttttttgctttgcgAGTCCATAGCAGGCCCCTGTTTGTTTATAGTAACAGTTAAAAGATACAAAGTTGGCCAGTTTGGCTGGTTTGTTAACTGACAAAATGGGTTTGGCCGCTAGGGTCAAATGGGTAATTTTGGTACCTGTCAAACAGGTCAGGAACTCAGGTTTGGTTCATCTTAAATCTTTTTTGATCCTTCATGAACAATCAGTGTGTCAAATATCATATATGATGTAAATAGGTGCTTTAAGATGCCTTTAATTGCTTACTACTGCTCAGAATATTTTTCGTTTGTCTAACTTCAAGTTATCAcatagatatttatatattatttatgttttAATGCAGTTTTCAGCAGGAAAACTAGAGAACAACGACAATAGATTTAGcaactttaaattcaatttatCATCAAATAAAAAAGAAACAAATAAAGCAGGTGTTAGGCCAGCTAAGAGACAACATATTGGTGATGGTCGGATTGGATCCATTAACGATGACTCAAGTGACAGTGATAAAGAACAAAGCCTTACACCATATTATGCAAGTGCAATTACACTTGCAGATACACCTGATGAAAGAAAAAGACGTGAAAGCCGTTCAAAGCGTTTTGAAAAGAATCACGGCAATCGATCAGCACCTAATTTTGCAAAAAACAAAACTTTAGGAGCTGGAAACTTGTACACTAGACGGGCGACTGCATCTGCGTTGGCTAAGAGTAACAGTTTGGATGATGGTGATGTAAGCAGGGCAGTTGAAGATATCGATTGGGATTCTCTTACTGTTAAAGGAACTTGTCAAGAAATTGAAAAACGTTACTTGCGCCTTACTTCTGCCCCAGATCCAGCCACTGTAAGCCtgtttctcatttttttttttttttcagttgaaGTAAGGTTTACATGTAAAGGGATGCTTCAGTTTGTGATTTTAAAATGATTATTTGATACTGTTTATCACGATGATCGGTTGTGTGAGTCCATGAGATATCAAAAATGACATTTTTGTGAGTAAAAAACGAGTATCATCTTGTGAAATGAGAGTAAAACTTAATCAAATTAGGTTAGGAGGCACTAAATAGGCAAGTTTTGTTTTAACATTTGATAATCAAGCTTGTTGTAGCCAGTTTTAGATTTGAGTATTCAAAGCTAATAATATGACCCATAAATACCAGATAATCTGAAGCAATATTTGTATTCCCTTGCATTAAGAACTGGTTATTGCAATAAACATAAATAAATTTCAAACACAAATCCAGACACCTGAATAAAGTAGTTTTAAGTTGGCACATGCAGTTTAGATTAATGTTTTACTTTGCTTGCAGGTAAGACCAGAGGAAGTATTAGAAAAGGCTTTGCTTATGGTTCAAGATTCCCAGAAAAACTATTTGTATAAATGTGACCAGCTAAAATCTATTAGACAAGATCTTACAGTACAACGGATACGCAATGAGTTGACCGCCAAGGTAtgctttttacttttactttaacttaAATGCAACTTATCGTAAAACATCGCAGACGTAGACACAGAGTGTGACATGTCTCTCTGAAAGTTTCAAATTTTTATCGTCCAAACATTTTGTAATAGTGCCATGGTTTAAAAATTCAGGTCTATGAAACTCATGCACGATTAGCTATTGAAGTTGGAGACTTATCTGAGTATAACCAGGTTAGTCTTTAATGTAGTAGAGAACTATATCACTTATTATTTGCTTTAATCTGTTTAGCACTTTGAATGCTGCCTATTATTACTGGTTTACCCCCACATAAAAAGGGGTcggtttgactttttttttttgatCTATTAGTATTACAATATTGAGTCATACTTGATAGTCTATATTGATTGATAGATCCTACGATCTATCTGACACATCAATTGAATCTAAACCCAATTACATCTGAATACAATCCACAAATACAAGCCAATTGAAAACTATAATGCAAAACTTAACTGAGACTCCCCTAATAACCAGATGCTACCTACAACGACACCACAATGTCTTCGAAGGCCGGAAAACAAGTCTGTTTTACTTGCTGATACGCATCATCTTgatttattaattagggtttttaattggcCTTTAAACAGTCCTAATTATTAGGAATTATTAGTGGATTATTTGAAATTGTTAGGGTTAGTAAAAGTTCTGTTTTTCTTAATATATAAGGGATGCCCCAAAATTAAGTAGGTGTAAACCTTATTTGATGAGATCATAGTTAGTTTTCAGTTTTGTAGAGAGACAGTAGACTGTTATCTTTTGTTAATTGCTATTTGCTTCAATAAACTTGATCTGGTCTTAGCAGGGTCGTAATCATACACCCAAGTAAATACATAGCTAGCTAGAACCATCTGTACTTAGAGGGCTTCATACCCATTTTAAGTGAAAAAGAACAATGAAATGTATGTGACATTATAATGGCTATTTTACAATATCAATAAATATGTTACATATTTTTCTACCATTTGTTAATGAAATTACAACACGTATCTAATGATCTCAACTAACATATGTGTTTGATATTTAAACAATGTGTGTGAGAAGATAAATATATCCCGACCCGTTTATACTTTATACCCTAATAATTGGTGCTGCTTGTTTGTTTATTTCATCTTTCTAATACGGAGTTAGGGATATTAAAGATGCCAACTTGCTTTGTGGATGCAATTGGTTAATGCATTTTTTTGCCATTATGGCATATATAGAGTTTGTTTGTTGATAAAATGTTTTATTTGTATTGCAGTGCCAGTCACAATTGCAGACCCTTTATGCTGAAGGGATTAAGGGATGTGACAGGGAATTTTCTGCCTACAATTTACTTTGTGTCATCTTGCattctaataataatagagatCTCTTATCCGCCATGTCTAggtttgtaacatatttatattcattcaatttcatgcATATATCACCTTTTATGTTCCCTATATGTTTAGTTTTCTTGTTAATAAACATCAACATGACCAGTGCTGTTTTATCTATAGATTATCAGTTGAATCAAGGCAAGATGCGGGTGTCAAACACGCTCTTGCGGTTCGTTCAGCCGTCACATCCGGAAATTACGTATTGTTTTTCAGATTATACAGGAACGCTCCTAATCTGAATACCTGTCTCATGGgtgagtttctatttttagtaaatgATACAAATCAGAAGTGGAATATTGTGACCCATGTAATTAAAAGTCAGACGATTTTGGCTCTATTATATTTTAAACAGGACAGAAAAGTTGGCTAACAGCTCAAAGATGTTATTTATAGTGAACTATGATATACTTTGATTCCTATGTTAACATGATGAGTTGCTTTTTTGTGTAGATCTTTACGTCGAGAAGATGCGGTATGCAGCTGTGAAAAGCATGACCCGTTCATATCGTCCAACAATTCCAGTGTCTTACGTGGCCCACATTCTTGGTTTCCAATCAGCTGAACCATCTGATGAAAACGATAGTGGAGGATTAGTTGAGTGCACAGAATGGTTAAAGGCGCATGGTGCATGTCTTGCGGAGGAAAATTCCGGCGAGATGATGCTTGACACAAAGGTTTGTAAGAATAAAAATACCCGTAAATTTAGTCTAACGGGTCATAGTTATGTGGGTTTGTTGTCGTATGGTCAACTAAATTAGTACCAGCAACATGCCTTTGGCCTAGCTTGTTATAATGTGGACCATCAACCAAGAGGTTGAGTAATGGGTCAAATTGGGCGGGTCGACCCAGAAACATATCTTTGAACTTTCAAATATGTACGTGTTGAATATGATTATTAGAGGTACATTGTCACACTAATAATTCTAATTTTTTGAATTAATCAAAGCAGAAGGTTTTATGCATTGAACAAAGTCTGATAAATTGTTTTGTTTTGAATGATTAAAACCCTTTATTTTGGTCAGCCCATTTGATCTGTTAGAGAAGACCAGTTGTAGACATACGAGTTGAACAAAACATATATATAAACTGATCTAAAGTTGTGAATGTCCATTAAGCCTATATGTGATTTTGGTTATGGATTTTCAGGCTTCGGTTAATACTCTGTTCATGCCAGAGCCGGACGATGCGGTATCCCATGGGGATGCAAGTCTCGCTGTTAATGATTTTTTGACCCGTTCGTTATCATAAGCACCCTGAAATATGTAACAAAACTAACACCTGGATCCTGGAAAGTGGCCTGGAATTTATACATGGCATAGTTTCAACAAGGGATCAAAAGTGTAAGATCATGATAGAAAAAGGTGAGTGAGTTACGATATAGTATGTTGTGTTTATTAGAATCAGATCAGATGTTCATTCTTTTCTATAGAGGCACAATGTGTATGGCAGATTGTGGATAAAGTTTTTCTGTTAGTTATAATTTCTTCGCATAATGTTGATATCTGAAGGTTTAGGTCTGTTTTcaactttatatattttagtatGGTGATTGAGAAACTGGGAATAATCTAatctaacatatatatatatatatatatatatatatatatatatatatatatatatatatatatatatatatatatatatatatatatatatatatatatatatatatatatatatatatataaaatatatattatagtTCGTAAGAGGTCTTATTCTCTCAAGAGGTCTTAGGTTTAGATCTTTATAGAATTATGTCTTCAGGTGATTCGAAAAATGATCAAAAATGGTTACGGGTAACCAGTCTAGATTGCGTATATGAGTAGAAAtactcatacacttcgagtaaacTGAACATGAAAAAATTTAGGCGTAACTAGATTAGATTGCGCATACATCAGGAAAAAATTTAGCCTTACTTGCTTACGTCACAATTTTTCATAAATGGTCAaatattattaaagaaaaaaaACTAGCATGATGGTAAAGAAATTATAAAGGGAAATTgatgaaaatacactttttttttttaaaaaattgcctttttacaccattcggtagacgggatttctgtctatcacctttatctgtcgtctactaccatttttacaaagtagtagacagtaacaacaaggtagtagacagtgaaaacaaagcagtagacagccaattacatggtagctgaccgtctactgctttgttgttactgtctactaccttgttgtaggtgtcgactgatatgtattattggtgtcgacacctacaacaaggtagtagacaataacaacaaggcagtagacggtcaactaccttgtaattggctgtctactgctttgttctcactgtcaactaccttgttgttactgtcaactactttgtaaaaatggtagtagacgatagATAAAGGTGATAGTCAGAAATTCCGTCTAtctaatggtgtaaaaagacaatttttttaaaaaaaagtgtattttgtttgaagtcttaaaaaaagtgtattttgaacaatttcTCAATTATAAAGACATCATAGGGTTTGAAGCCAATTTTCCGAAGTTTGGTTACTATGTTAATGGACTTTCATTCTTTGTGCATGTTAACTTCCTCATAGATCATCTAGAATAAGCAAATGAATTTTGTTGAACACTTgaataattatttaatttaattgtatattataattatatttatgattatgacaaatttaaaatcaaagtttagaaTGATCCTTAAAAAATTTGCAATACTAAAGTGGAGTTTGGTGTCCATAAAGTTTGACCATCCTAGCTAGCTAGGTACGTACCGTAATTAACAAAAAGAGAAGTTGTACGATAACTAAAGGTAAATAACAAGTTTCCTCAACAAGAATAAAATCATTTCACATTAAACCGAATTAAATTGTCAAATTTTGCTCTTTTTGATACGTAATCTATTTTGTCGTAAACTTACAACTCCTCATTCAAACAATATGTGTATCACTCCCTTTCGCTTGTTTAGACTACCTTACACGATACTAGTATACCACATAATAGCGTTTCATGAAACTGTGATTTCTAAAGTATATGTTTtaaactattataattataattaattactaCGGAGTAATTAAAATTCTAATTTACTAAAACAGGTATATAAAAAAGGTTTTCCCGTGACCACCACTATGAGATGGTGAATAAGTTTACTCAAACGTTTCCAGCTTAACTAGGTTTTTCTGTAACTGTTACCTGTCTTTCTTTTGTTACCTCATTTATTTGAACATAAGATTTTTTGTGAGATATTAATTCACCAACTACTATGTCATATGTCATATTGTGATGCTTTAAACTTTATAGTCAATAGTCGATCAATTTTTTTTAAGAAGATGTCAAGTATCATTTTTCATCAGTATATACAGTTCTAAACTAACGAGCGAAGTAGAATCATCTTTCAAGGACCGTGGTTGAAATTTGTAAGGACGAAAAATTTTACCACAAAAACAAACATGCCTAAATAACGATGCCTACTTGTtctttattcatttttattgaaacGATATTTCATGTTGTCATATATCAAGAGTAAGTAGCTAGTGCACCatcaatttatatgtatattagcaATAATATTATACTTCATAAAATACATTACTTTAATTTAAAGTATGTATGAATCTATCATCATCAGTACTAAAAATCGTGTTAGTGTAGAAACTCCCTTTGCACATACTATCTACCTTACTATAAACGTACAATAATGTCTAAAAAACATTTTTTCATACTTACAATATCCAAACAATAAAAGCTACGGAGTATTTATTTTAGGTTGGTACAACGTAAGAATGTGGATGATCTTTCAACTTAAAGATTGTAATCTTTAAACAAATGGGAGAATAGATTACGAAGCCACATTTAAAGATCGCAGGTAAcctttaacctaaaggtttcgagtGTGTTTTTAACTTTAATTCATACAAGTAACTTGCATTTTCCAACAGTTTTACACCTAACCATGTTTACTTAGGCAATTTTTTGTAAGAAGTAAGATAAATTATATGTATGAATGGTTCGtgtatattacataaaattatattgatatttttgtttttaaagaaCACCAATAACCCTTGTAACATTTTTAATGTGCAACTACATTATATAGTATGTGTTAAATAATATGTGTAGGGTTGAGTATAAGATCACCAGATTGTTACTTAAATCGCGTGAACACTTTTTTAAGTATTTCGACCCAATTAGCTACGGGTTATTCGAAGTCTTGATTGGTATAAGACAAGGAATAGATTATCGTCTTGGCTAAAAGATAATAATCCCAGGGTATTGTAGAATGTAAATCTTAGTATAGAGAGTAGAATGTGTGTATGAACGTTCAACATGTCTAACCCATTTTCAGTAATTAAGTTTCTTATTTATAATGGGCGAAAAGATACAACCGGAGTGTTGCAACCTTTGAAAATGACCATATTGAAATGTCATATCACTTGGGAACCAACACCCTTAAAATGGTGTCAAAAATCAAAATAGGCTAAATAACATGTACACACCTTAATTACCATGAATAATTGTACAACGTTTTGTGAACCGAAGCACCTTTTGGGTCAAAATTCGCACCTTTTAGTGCAGAATGGCGTGGCTCCCCACCATGTTGCGTGGTGCAACAACAATGCCTCGCCTACTGACCCGCACACACGCTTTACCGCGCGGCACGCCATACATCTGTGTGGCGCGCAGATGTACCGAGTGCTCCTATTTCCTGACCGAGCAACTTTTGTTTCCTGGACCTGCTATATGGCGCGGTGCGCCACCAATATGCACGGCACGCAGATGTGCTATACGTCCAGGCAAAACGCTCAACACTGTACATCCTATTCCAAGTTAACTAAGTTCATTTCCAGCTCCCACAACCCATCTAACTCTTTACAAACATATACTTCACACTTTACTGAATTCGCTTTAGAGTATCAATGGATTGTTAACACATTCTACCTAATAAATTCAATTTCACTAAAATATTCATTGAATCACACCCCACCATAATATGTTTGTTTATCGATCAATT from Rutidosis leptorrhynchoides isolate AG116_Rl617_1_P2 chromosome 9, CSIRO_AGI_Rlap_v1, whole genome shotgun sequence harbors:
- the LOC139867691 gene encoding SAC3 family protein A isoform X1 produces the protein MMNQTGVADTITTLDPNTSLEHRAADPNQTHATSYYAPPTGSESATWSSYNHDQHPESHSNQQPSAGTVSSSGASSLEYANYASYPNSDPYGYANTNYASYYSSYQQQPNQSYPQQQTSQSYPQQQTNQSYPQQQANQTYGQPAGAYQSTGAPQQPISSFQNTGSYPGPTSYSTTYYNPGDYQTSGGYPSANYNNNQTVSTWNQGSYASYGHQYPNYTAESNGAYNNTQNAPAAPQYQPDYKQWTDYYSQTEVTCAPGTENVSSTSASNLVSSVPAVAGGYSAPSSQQLATSTAPSSWRPEAGLSELPSVQPSEPVSNVQEGYWKQSSQSYPNYHVNTVQSNYQKPPDLNPIPGTFQNQHNHELPQQPSVQYSASQVVAHTYQPSLPPPPPLQTAAPFNSGRVNNVQIPTNPRISSNLPKNNNSTIGVTKPAYVSVSLPKPSDNASSHSPADSSLKAGMLPKSLRGYVERALARCKDDKQMAACQDVLKQVITKASTDGTLSTRDWDIEPLFPLPNSAATNNDTLNSSTSPSSLMKSRRSPSRRAKSRWEPLPEEKPVEKQASSTPDSVKYRGPIYNNEKQFSAGKLENNDNRFSNFKFNLSSNKKETNKAGVRPAKRQHIGDGRIGSINDDSSDSDKEQSLTPYYASAITLADTPDERKRRESRSKRFEKNHGNRSAPNFAKNKTLGAGNLYTRRATASALAKSNSLDDGDVSRAVEDIDWDSLTVKGTCQEIEKRYLRLTSAPDPATVRPEEVLEKALLMVQDSQKNYLYKCDQLKSIRQDLTVQRIRNELTAKVYETHARLAIEVGDLSEYNQCQSQLQTLYAEGIKGCDREFSAYNLLCVILHSNNNRDLLSAMSRLSVESRQDAGVKHALAVRSAVTSGNYVLFFRLYRNAPNLNTCLMDLYVEKMRYAAVKSMTRSYRPTIPVSYVAHILGFQSAEPSDENDSGGLVECTEWLKAHGACLAEENSGEMMLDTKASVNTLFMPEPDDAVSHGDASLAVNDFLTRSLS
- the LOC139867691 gene encoding SAC3 family protein A isoform X2, whose translation is MQVTIAATSNSQINHTPSSRQVNHTRSSRRINRTHSSKRIKHMVNLQELIKVQTSGGYPSANYNNNQTVSTWNQGSYASYGHQYPNYTAESNGAYNNTQNAPAAPQYQPDYKQWTDYYSQTEVTCAPGTENVSSTSASNLVSSVPAVAGGYSAPSSQQLATSTAPSSWRPEAGLSELPSVQPSEPVSNVQEGYWKQSSQSYPNYHVNTVQSNYQKPPDLNPIPGTFQNQHNHELPQQPSVQYSASQVVAHTYQPSLPPPPPLQTAAPFNSGRVNNVQIPTNPRISSNLPKNNNSTIGVTKPAYVSVSLPKPSDNASSHSPADSSLKAGMLPKSLRGYVERALARCKDDKQMAACQDVLKQVITKASTDGTLSTRDWDIEPLFPLPNSAATNNDTLNSSTSPSSLMKSRRSPSRRAKSRWEPLPEEKPVEKQASSTPDSVKYRGPIYNNEKQFSAGKLENNDNRFSNFKFNLSSNKKETNKAGVRPAKRQHIGDGRIGSINDDSSDSDKEQSLTPYYASAITLADTPDERKRRESRSKRFEKNHGNRSAPNFAKNKTLGAGNLYTRRATASALAKSNSLDDGDVSRAVEDIDWDSLTVKGTCQEIEKRYLRLTSAPDPATVRPEEVLEKALLMVQDSQKNYLYKCDQLKSIRQDLTVQRIRNELTAKVYETHARLAIEVGDLSEYNQCQSQLQTLYAEGIKGCDREFSAYNLLCVILHSNNNRDLLSAMSRLSVESRQDAGVKHALAVRSAVTSGNYVLFFRLYRNAPNLNTCLMDLYVEKMRYAAVKSMTRSYRPTIPVSYVAHILGFQSAEPSDENDSGGLVECTEWLKAHGACLAEENSGEMMLDTKASVNTLFMPEPDDAVSHGDASLAVNDFLTRSLS